A stretch of the Marasmius oreades isolate 03SP1 chromosome 8, whole genome shotgun sequence genome encodes the following:
- the APS2 gene encoding AP-2 complex subunit sigma: protein MIRFILVQNRQGKTRLSKWYVPYDDDEKVRLRGEVHRLVAPRDQKYQSNFVEFRNYKIVYRRYAGLFFCVCVDANDNELAYLEAIHLFVEVLDSFFDNVCELDLVFNFYKVYAILDEIFLAGEMEETSKDVVLSRLEELEKLE from the exons ATGATACGATTCATTCTCGTTCAG AATCGACAAGGCAAAACTCGACTTTCTAAGTGGTATGTGCCgtacgacgacgacgagaag GTCCGACTTCGCGGTGAGGTGCATCGACTAGTGGCACCCAGAGATCAGAAGTACCAGTCAAACTTTGTGGAG TTCCGAAACTACAAGATCGTGTATAGAAGATACGCGGGATTATTCTTCTGTGTTTGTGTGGATGCGAACGACAATGAGTTGGCATACCTAGAGGCGATACATCTGTTCGTGGAGGTTTTGG ATTCGTTTTTTGATAACGTGTGTGAGTTGGACTTAGTATTCAACTTTTACAAG GTTTACGCTATATTGGACGAAATATTCCTCGCTGGTGAGATGGAAGAGACGAGTAAGGATGTCGTGCTGTCACGGTTGGAAGAGCTGGAGAAGCTGGAATAG